DNA sequence from the bacterium genome:
CGAGACGGTCGACGTCCGCGACGCGCCGGTAGACGGAGGCAAACCGAACGTAGGCGACGTCGTCGAGCCGACGGAGCCCCTCGATCACGCTGTCCCCGATTTCCCGGCTCTTGATCTCGGTCCCCTGCTCGAGCGCGCGGCGTTCGATCTCATCGGCGATCTGCTGGAGCGCCGAGTCCTTGACCGGCCTGCCTTCGCACGCCAGCCTCAGACCTCGCAGGATCTTAGCCCGCTCGAACCGCTCCCGCCGCCCGTTCCGCTTGATGACGTGAAGGGCGAGCCGCTCGACGCGCTCGAATGTCGTGAAGCGCCGGTGACAGGACTCGCACTCCCGCCGCCGCCGAATCCCTTCGCCTTCGTCGGCCGGTCTGGAGTCGAAGACCCTGGTCTCTTTGGCTCCGCAGTATGGACAGCGCACGGACGTTCGACCTTCTGACTAGATTTAGCGCGAAAGGAATCATAGCATACTACATATTGTATCTCAAGGACGAAGAGACCCGGAATAGGCCCTTATTCGTCTGATTTCCAGGTACGCCGGCAGCAGCGCGCAAGGCGGCCATTGATTGTTGGTCTTCCGGAGGAGGCTGCGGGATGGGTCCCGAGGACGCGTCTGCGCTTCGTTTCTCTCGTCCGCACAAAAACGAGTCATTCCACGCGCAGGAGCTCGAAAAAGTCCGCTGAACGCTCGCAGGACCATGTCGCGGCCGAGGACCACCGGCGCAGAGCCGCCAGACGGGGAGACCGCTCCGGGCCGACACACGAGCCCGAGTTGGGCCGACGCGTTGTCGTCCGGGACACCGTCGCGCCCGAGCGAATCTTCACGGCACCCGCGCCCTCGCGCCTATCGGCTCATCGTCGCGTTGTCGATCATCGCCGCCCTCCTGTTCCCAGCTCTGGTGCTCGCTCCGCCCGCCTACCGCGACGGCCGGCTGCTCCTGCCGTTCCTCGGGTTGGCGCTGCTGTGGATTACCGTGGTCTGCGTGGGCGCCATCGCGATCCTCCGGCGGCTCTCCGGTCCCCGGAGGGCGCATGTTCGCCGGCCTCAGTCCCGCGAAGAGAAGCGTCTCGCTCGGACCGGGGTGTTCATCGCATTCTTAGCCGTCCTCCTGCGGCCGAACATGCCCCGCGCCGCGTGGCTGTGGCTGTGGGCCGGCTGCGCGGTGTTGGCGGCGGCCCTGGCGGTTGACGCGATGAGGCGCGCACCGGCGGGCGAACGCCGCTACATCACGTTCGCCGTGTACGGCGTGATCGCCGCCCTGGTCCTCGGAGTTCCGGTGGAGTCGCTGCCGGCGCAGTTCCGGCGAGGCGCCGTTCGTCGTCGCCGCGATCGGAATCGCCGTAGGGGTCCTGATGATGCTCAACGCGGCACGCCATGGAGAGGCGTCCGCCGCCGAAGAACCGGCCGGCCGAGGTCCGGGGGTTACGTCCGGAAGATGACCGATTCCCGGCTCATCATGGCAACGGCCAGTTCGACCGCGAGCGCGGCATAGAACGCGCACGACACCGCCGCGAGCACCAGGTGCCCCCAGTTCGTGGTGCCGAGCAGCAGTTCGCGAAAGCCGAAGAACGTGTTCAAGACCGGCAGCAGATACGCCCACGTAGTCGTCTGCCACTCCGTGATGTACTGCACGGCGAGGGCCGGCAGCACGGTGATGAAGTAGAGCGGCGTGATGAACTGCTGGGCCTCGCGCGGCGACTTGGCGTAGATGCTCATGGCGAGCTCCACGCCGCTCATCAGCGCGGCGAACAAGACGGCGACCCCCAGCATCACGATGCCGGTGCCGACCGGAAGGCTCACGTCGAGCTTCTGCGAGGAGTGCAGCACATACGGGTAGCCCCAGCGGAGGCTGACCATCATCGTGATCACGACGACGATCACCGCGCCCACGGACGCGGTGAGCACAGACAGGAACTTGCCGACGACGACCGCCTCGCGCGACGGCGGCGTCACCAGCAGCGACTCGAGGGTCCCCCGTTCCTTTTCGCCCGCGGCCTGGTCCACGGCGAGCGACATCCCGCCGACCGTCGCCCACATCGCGATGAAGAACGGCAGCAGGCTGGCGAGCAGCAGGCCGGAAAGCTGCCGCTGCGTCGCCACGTTGTGCTCGTCGAGCACAACGGGAAGCAGGTCCCGCGGGTTGATGCGGCGCGCGATCAGCCGCCGGGCCACGACCTCCTGACTGTACCGGGAGATCAAGTCGACGACGCGCGCGCGGGCCGCGACACTCTCGGGGTTGCTCGCGTCGTACAGCACCCCCGCGTGGGGCTGCCGGTCCTTCGCCACCAGACTCTCGAAGTTCTTCGGCAGTTCGAGGACGGCGAGCACCCGCCGGTCTTTGAGCGCCTTGACGGCGTCGCCGGTGTGCACCGGCGTGACGAGCTTCGTCGTGTAGGCGAGATGAATGAGGTTCGGCGCGTCGCCCTGAATCGCGACCTGGGGCGTCGCCGTCTTGATCTGCTGCGCCTGGCGCTGCTCGAGGTACGGGATGCCGAGCGTGACGACCGGCATGATCAGCGCCGGCAGCACGATGGTGACCAACAGGCTGCGCCGGTCGCGGAACGCCTCGAGCGTCTCTTTCCAGTACACCGCGCGGATCCAGGCGCCGGTTTCCTGCGACCGCGACTGCGCCGCGCGGTCACCGCGGGCGCCCCGCACCCAAAACCACGCGGCCCGGATCATCGGACGATACTCTGCTCGACCATCGCCATGAAGATCTCTTCCAGGTCTTGGCCGGTGTCGGCCTTGAGCTGCTCGAGCTCGCCCTCGGCGCGTATGCGGCCGCCCGCGATGATCGCGACGCGGTCGCACAAGCGCTCCGCTTCTTCCATCATATGGGTGGAGAGAATGACGCACCGGCCCTCTGCCTTGAACCGGAGAACGAAGTCCCGCACCGACCGCGCGGAGATCACGTCGAGCCCCGAGGTCGGCTCGTCGAGAAACACCACGCGCGGGTTGTGGATCAGCGCGCGTGCAACGTTCACCTTCTGCTTCATGCCTTTGCTGTAGGTGTCGCTGAGCCGGTCGAGGTGCGGCGTCAGCTCGAGGGCGTCGGCGATCTCGACGATCCGCCGCTCAAGGTCTCGACCGACAAGGCCGTACAGCCGGCCGGCGTACCGGATCGCCTCGCGCCCGGTCAGGCGGCCGTAGACCCCGGCGTTCTCCGGCAGCACGCCGATCGCGCGGCGCACCTCTTCGGGCTCCCGCACGACGTCGTAGCCGGCGATCCGCGCGGTGCCGGACGTGGGCCGCAGAATCGTCGTGAGCATCCGGATCGTCGTCGTCTTGCCGGCGCCGTTCGGGCCCAGCAGGCCGAAGACTTCGCCGGAGTAGCAGGTGAAGGACACGCCGCGGACGGCGTGATAGCTGCGAAACTTCTTCTGCAAATTTTGGGCCTCGACGAGCGGTCGTCCCTCGCCCGATCCGTCGAGGATCGCGGACTCGCGGCGCTGGACCGGCGAGGTGACGCTCATGCTAGAAGAAACCCAGCCGCACCGCGCTCAGGACGAAGACCGGTACGAGGAGGAGCGCCGTCGCGATGTGCGCGGGACTCGCCGGCGAGACGTCGTCCAGCGGTCCCGGGTGCCCGCGCCGGATCATGAAGAACACCAGCACGCTCATCAGCCAGTAGCCGAAGACGATCCCCACGGCGACGGCGACGTAGGAAAGAATGAGGTGCCAGCGGGCGCCGAAGACGGCCCGCGTCACGTGTCCGCCGTCCAGCATGCTGGCCGGCAGCAGGTTGAGCGCGGTGACGAGCAGGCCCACCCATCCCGCGAACGCCATCGGATGAATGATGACGTCGGCCGTCGCGGCCGGATGCAGCAGCCGTCCGATCAGCAAGTCGACCAGGAGCGGCGTCGGCACCGCGACCAACGCGCACCCGCGGGCCACGATTGCCGCGTGCGGGATCACGAGCGAGTGCTGCACCCCGTAGAGCAGAATCGGAATCGCGACGACGAAGCCCGCCAGCGGCCCGCTCGCCCCGAGTTCGATCAGCGCGTCGCGGTTCGGCGCGGGCGTGCGCGTGAAGATCACCGCGCCGAGCGTCCCGATTGCGAGACCCGGCAGCGGCGGCATCGGGATGAAGAACGGGAGACTCGCGTCGATGCCTCGCCAGATCGACACCACCTTGTGTCCCATCTCGTGACAGAACAGGATCGCCATCAACGAGAGTGCAAACGCGATCCCGCCCGGCACGGGCGCGAGCAGCCCCGGCACACACGAGCCGCGCGCGTCCAGGTACCCTGCGACGAACGTCGTGGCCAGCGTCGCGGCGAAGAGCAGCACCGGCCACCGCCACGCGGTCGGCGCCGCCGCCGGCTTCGACGCCAGCAGGATCACGGTCTCCCCGTCGTGGCGCCGCATCAGCGGCAGCACGCCGAGACCGCTCAGGCGTTCGCGAAGCTCCAGGAACCGGGCCTTGCGGTCCGGCCCCGGCATGATCGTGAACGCCGGGCGGCCGTTCTGGAACCAGACTTCCTGGACGGGGAACGACGCTTCAACAGCCGCGCGGGCGGCGGCGAAATGCTCGGGACTCACCACCATACGGCTAAGCGTACCACCGCGCGCGGGCAGACGAAAGAACGCCCCCGTTCGGGCGTGTTATACCCTACTTGGCCGTCCTGGCGTCGCACGGCGCCGGGCCGTCGCGCAGCGGCGCCGAAAACACGAGGGCGGCCCGCAGGCCGCCCCCGCTCCCGCTGTGTCTCCGACCGAGACTATCGCTTCCGGAGAAAAGCCGGAATGTCGAGGTCGTCCAGGCCGAGCCGGGCGCTCTCTCTGACCGAGCCGCCGTTCGCCCCCGCGGCGACCGCGGCCGCCGCCGGCTGCATCGCCTCCTCGGTATCGAGCCGCTTCGCCTCGAACCCGGTCGCGATCACGGTGATCCGGACTTCACCGTCGAGTCGCTCGTCGATCACGGCACCGAAGATGATGTTGGCCTCGGGGTCGGCGGCCTTCTGGACGACCGCCGCCGCCTCGTTGACCTCGTGGAGACCGAGGTCGAGGCCGCCGGTGATGTTCAACAGGAGCCCG
Encoded proteins:
- a CDS encoding ABC transporter ATP-binding protein yields the protein MSVTSPVQRRESAILDGSGEGRPLVEAQNLQKKFRSYHAVRGVSFTCYSGEVFGLLGPNGAGKTTTIRMLTTILRPTSGTARIAGYDVVREPEEVRRAIGVLPENAGVYGRLTGREAIRYAGRLYGLVGRDLERRIVEIADALELTPHLDRLSDTYSKGMKQKVNVARALIHNPRVVFLDEPTSGLDVISARSVRDFVLRFKAEGRCVILSTHMMEEAERLCDRVAIIAGGRIRAEGELEQLKADTGQDLEEIFMAMVEQSIVR
- a CDS encoding ABC transporter permease subunit gives rise to the protein MIRAAWFWVRGARGDRAAQSRSQETGAWIRAVYWKETLEAFRDRRSLLVTIVLPALIMPVVTLGIPYLEQRQAQQIKTATPQVAIQGDAPNLIHLAYTTKLVTPVHTGDAVKALKDRRVLAVLELPKNFESLVAKDRQPHAGVLYDASNPESVAARARVVDLISRYSQEVVARRLIARRINPRDLLPVVLDEHNVATQRQLSGLLLASLLPFFIAMWATVGGMSLAVDQAAGEKERGTLESLLVTPPSREAVVVGKFLSVLTASVGAVIVVVITMMVSLRWGYPYVLHSSQKLDVSLPVGTGIVMLGVAVLFAALMSGVELAMSIYAKSPREAQQFITPLYFITVLPALAVQYITEWQTTTWAYLLPVLNTFFGFRELLLGTTNWGHLVLAAVSCAFYAALAVELAVAMMSRESVIFRT
- the nrdR gene encoding transcriptional regulator NrdR, translated to MRCPYCGAKETRVFDSRPADEGEGIRRRRECESCHRRFTTFERVERLALHVIKRNGRRERFERAKILRGLRLACEGRPVKDSALQQIADEIERRALEQGTEIKSREIGDSVIEGLRRLDDVAYVRFASVYRRVADVDRLVEEIQALKARKQMEAELASQVLLLPLTPQRPERN
- a CDS encoding site-2 protease family protein, whose translation is MVVSPEHFAAARAAVEASFPVQEVWFQNGRPAFTIMPGPDRKARFLELRERLSGLGVLPLMRRHDGETVILLASKPAAAPTAWRWPVLLFAATLATTFVAGYLDARGSCVPGLLAPVPGGIAFALSLMAILFCHEMGHKVVSIWRGIDASLPFFIPMPPLPGLAIGTLGAVIFTRTPAPNRDALIELGASGPLAGFVVAIPILLYGVQHSLVIPHAAIVARGCALVAVPTPLLVDLLIGRLLHPAATADVIIHPMAFAGWVGLLVTALNLLPASMLDGGHVTRAVFGARWHLILSYVAVAVGIVFGYWLMSVLVFFMIRRGHPGPLDDVSPASPAHIATALLLVPVFVLSAVRLGFF